The Nakamurella deserti genome contains a region encoding:
- a CDS encoding erythromycin esterase family protein, whose translation MTDPHLPVHPLDAAAALTLFPAPPRVLALGEPTHGSEVLLELRNDLFRDLVATADYRTIALETDCLNGLLVDDHVTTGAGDLDDVMARGFSHGWGASPANRELVRWLREVNRDRPADDLVRFAGFDGPLEMAAASSPRCALEPLHRFLAHHLGDDRMPCPVELLGELVGPDDRWTDPAAMYDPARSIGGSTDVARLRVIADDLVALLEAERPGLRSTSSGREVERAELRARSAVGLLRYHAAMATPAGDRLQRLCALRDAMMAAELLALAARGPVFVHAHNSHLQRTASTMSMGGPPFSWWGAGAVVASHLGTDYGHLAGAVGTVRAHGVDVPAPDTLEGLLHAVPTGRFLIDARSLSDATAGPPARVSPWFGYAPLDPAQLDTVDGVVFARDA comes from the coding sequence ATGACCGATCCGCACCTCCCCGTCCATCCGCTGGATGCCGCCGCGGCGCTGACCCTGTTCCCCGCCCCGCCCCGGGTGCTCGCCCTCGGTGAACCCACCCACGGCTCCGAGGTCCTCCTGGAGCTCCGCAACGACCTGTTCCGCGATCTCGTCGCCACCGCCGACTACCGGACCATCGCGCTGGAGACCGACTGTCTCAACGGTCTCCTCGTCGACGACCACGTCACCACCGGAGCCGGCGACCTCGACGACGTGATGGCCCGCGGCTTCAGCCACGGCTGGGGAGCGTCCCCGGCGAACCGCGAACTCGTCAGGTGGTTGCGGGAGGTCAACCGCGACCGACCCGCCGACGACCTGGTCCGTTTCGCCGGCTTCGACGGACCGCTGGAGATGGCGGCCGCGTCGAGTCCCCGGTGCGCCCTCGAACCCTTGCACCGCTTCCTCGCGCACCACCTGGGTGACGATCGGATGCCCTGTCCTGTCGAGCTCCTGGGCGAACTGGTCGGACCGGACGATCGCTGGACGGACCCGGCCGCGATGTACGACCCGGCGCGGTCGATCGGCGGATCCACCGACGTCGCCCGGTTGCGGGTGATCGCCGACGACCTCGTCGCCCTGCTGGAGGCCGAACGACCGGGCCTGCGGTCGACGTCGTCCGGGCGGGAGGTGGAGCGGGCCGAGCTCCGGGCCCGCTCGGCGGTGGGGCTGCTGCGGTATCACGCCGCGATGGCCACTCCGGCCGGCGACCGGCTCCAGCGGCTGTGCGCCCTGCGGGACGCGATGATGGCCGCGGAACTCCTCGCGCTGGCCGCCCGCGGTCCGGTGTTCGTCCACGCCCACAACAGCCATCTGCAGCGCACGGCCAGCACCATGAGCATGGGCGGCCCGCCGTTCTCCTGGTGGGGCGCCGGCGCTGTCGTCGCCTCGCATCTCGGCACCGACTACGGACACCTGGCCGGTGCGGTCGGCACGGTCCGGGCCCACGGTGTGGACGTTCCGGCGCCGGACACGCTCGAGGGGCTGCTGCACGCCGTGCCGACGGGGAGGTTCCTGATCGACGCCCGTTCGTTGTCGGACGCCACGGCCGGTCCGCCGGCCCGGGTGTCGCCGTGGTTCGGCTACGCCCCGCTGGATCCTGCGCAGCTGGACACCGTCGACGGCGTGGTCTTCGCCCGGGACGCCTGA
- a CDS encoding amino acid ABC transporter ATP-binding protein produces the protein MTAPALEIKGVHKAFGAHEVLRGVDLTVRAGEVTVILGPSGSGKSTLLRVINHLEPAERGVVLVDGELIGYRLDGTTLHRLSEKQILKQRSAIGFVFQNFNLFAHRTVLQNVIEAPVSAQGRPRREVEAEARELLAQVGLSDKLHAYPRQLSGGQQQRVAIARALALRPTVILFDEPTSALDPELVGDVLAVISDLAARGITLVVVTHEIGFARQVADTVVFLDEGVIVEQGPPTEVLDHPREPRTLAFLSRVL, from the coding sequence ATGACCGCGCCGGCGCTGGAGATCAAGGGCGTCCACAAGGCCTTCGGCGCCCACGAGGTGCTCAGGGGCGTCGACCTGACCGTCCGGGCCGGCGAGGTCACGGTCATCCTGGGCCCGTCCGGCTCGGGCAAGTCGACGCTGCTGCGGGTGATCAACCACCTGGAGCCCGCCGAGCGCGGCGTGGTGCTGGTCGACGGTGAGCTGATCGGCTACCGGCTGGACGGCACGACGCTGCACCGGCTGAGCGAGAAGCAGATCCTGAAGCAGCGCTCGGCCATCGGCTTCGTGTTCCAGAACTTCAACCTCTTCGCGCACCGCACGGTCCTGCAGAACGTCATCGAGGCGCCGGTCTCGGCGCAGGGCCGGCCGCGGCGGGAGGTGGAGGCGGAGGCCCGGGAGTTGCTCGCCCAGGTCGGCCTGTCCGACAAGTTGCACGCCTACCCGCGGCAGCTCTCCGGCGGCCAGCAGCAGCGGGTGGCCATCGCCCGGGCCCTGGCGCTGCGGCCCACGGTCATCCTGTTCGACGAGCCGACGTCGGCCTTGGACCCGGAGCTGGTGGGTGACGTGCTCGCCGTCATCAGCGATCTCGCCGCCCGGGGCATCACCCTGGTCGTCGTCACGCACGAGATCGGCTTCGCCCGGCAGGTCGCCGACACCGTCGTCTTCCTCGACGAGGGCGTCATCGTCGAACAGGGCCCGCCCACCGAGGTTCTCGATCACCCGCGCGAGCCACGCACGCTCGCGTTCCTCTCCAGGGTTCTCTGA
- a CDS encoding TioE family transcriptional regulator gives MTGRPQSTDRQRPVDLGRSHGLSAQTVRNYEAAGILPAAVRSPHGHRVYTEVHAGALRAFVALVPGHGHRTATAVLQAVTRGDVDLALRIIDESHAQLLDDRRTLRAVESALRDVDPAPATTGDTFVGPLARRLGLQPATLRQWERAGVVRPHRDPRTGYRVYGPADVRDAQLAHQLRRGGYRLDRIAPVVAQVRAAGGVEPLAAMLDDWNARLAARGRAMLRGAAALDAHLDGLPGA, from the coding sequence TTGACCGGCAGACCTCAAAGCACCGACCGGCAGCGGCCGGTCGACCTGGGGCGCTCCCACGGGTTGTCGGCGCAGACCGTGCGCAACTACGAGGCGGCGGGCATCCTGCCTGCGGCGGTCCGGTCGCCGCACGGTCACCGCGTCTACACGGAGGTGCACGCCGGGGCGCTGCGGGCGTTCGTGGCCCTCGTCCCGGGCCACGGACACCGGACGGCGACCGCCGTCCTGCAGGCGGTCACCCGGGGGGACGTCGACCTCGCGCTGCGGATCATCGACGAGAGCCACGCCCAGCTGCTCGACGACCGCCGGACCCTTCGGGCCGTCGAATCCGCGCTGCGCGACGTGGATCCCGCGCCGGCCACGACGGGCGACACCTTCGTCGGCCCCCTCGCGCGGCGGCTCGGCCTGCAACCCGCGACGCTGCGCCAGTGGGAGCGGGCCGGCGTGGTCCGGCCCCACCGGGACCCACGGACGGGCTACCGGGTCTACGGGCCGGCGGACGTCCGCGACGCGCAGCTCGCGCACCAGCTGCGCCGCGGCGGATACCGGCTGGACCGGATCGCCCCCGTCGTCGCCCAGGTCCGTGCGGCCGGCGGGGTCGAGCCGCTCGCCGCGATGCTCGACGACTGGAACGCCCGGCTGGCGGCGCGGGGCCGGGCGATGTTGCGCGGCGCCGCCGCGCTGGACGCCCACCTCGACGGTCTGCCCGGCGCCTGA
- a CDS encoding FAD-dependent oxidoreductase: protein MTSTLPSTGPRVAVVGAGVMGSAAAWALTRRGARVVLFEQFGPRHRRGASHGSSRIFRHGYPEPSYVALAARSLDLWHALERDSRTALLTLTAAVDHGDPAALDTRAAALSEAGLEHRILSPAEAAQRWPGLRFDTAALVHTAAGRLHADRAVAAFQRVAGSHGADLRFDTPVVAVDIDDDRARVRTAAGSERFDAVVTAPGAWAADLLAGLVPLPALRTTQEQPAHFRPLDPALPWPSFVHHPGGEWTGEGIYGLGSDDGVKVGEHATGPGVHPDTRDFVPDPAGVQRLVEYTRRWLPGVDPASAEPLTCLYTCTPDHDFVVDRHGPLTVAAGFSGHGFKFAPAIGEILADVALGAGAPPRFRFDRPLPAAVG, encoded by the coding sequence ATGACCAGCACCCTCCCGTCCACCGGACCCCGCGTCGCCGTCGTCGGCGCCGGCGTCATGGGGTCCGCCGCCGCCTGGGCACTCACCCGGCGCGGCGCCCGGGTGGTGCTGTTCGAGCAGTTCGGACCCCGTCACCGGCGGGGTGCCTCGCACGGCAGCTCGCGGATCTTCCGGCACGGCTACCCGGAGCCGTCCTACGTCGCACTCGCCGCCCGGTCCCTGGACCTCTGGCACGCCCTCGAGCGGGACTCCCGCACCGCGCTGCTCACCCTCACCGCCGCCGTCGACCACGGTGATCCCGCCGCGCTGGACACCCGCGCGGCGGCGCTGTCCGAGGCCGGCCTGGAACACCGCATCCTGTCACCGGCCGAGGCGGCGCAGCGCTGGCCCGGGCTGCGCTTCGACACTGCCGCACTGGTGCACACCGCGGCGGGGCGGCTGCACGCCGACCGTGCGGTGGCCGCGTTCCAGCGGGTGGCGGGCTCCCACGGCGCCGATCTCCGTTTCGACACCCCGGTCGTCGCGGTGGACATCGACGACGACCGCGCCCGCGTCCGCACCGCTGCCGGCAGCGAGCGGTTCGACGCCGTGGTCACCGCCCCCGGCGCCTGGGCGGCCGACCTGCTGGCCGGTCTCGTCCCGCTACCGGCGCTGCGCACCACCCAGGAGCAGCCGGCCCACTTCCGACCGCTCGACCCGGCGCTGCCGTGGCCGTCGTTCGTGCACCATCCCGGTGGCGAGTGGACCGGGGAGGGCATCTACGGACTGGGGTCCGACGACGGCGTCAAGGTCGGCGAGCACGCCACCGGACCCGGGGTTCACCCGGACACCCGTGATTTCGTGCCCGACCCGGCCGGGGTGCAGCGGCTGGTCGAGTACACCCGGCGTTGGCTGCCCGGTGTCGACCCCGCCTCCGCCGAGCCGCTCACGTGTCTGTACACCTGTACGCCCGACCACGATTTCGTGGTCGACCGGCACGGGCCGCTGACCGTCGCCGCCGGGTTCTCCGGACACGGCTTCAAATTCGCCCCGGCCATCGGCGAGATCCTCGCCGACGTCGCCCTGGGCGCCGGCGCCCCGCCCCGCTTCCGGTTCGACCGGCCGCTGCCGGCCGCCGTCGGCTGA
- the cydC gene encoding thiol reductant ABC exporter subunit CydC, producing the protein MIAVLRMVRPAWRRLGWALVLAVLSTAAGVALLAVSAWLITRAAGMPPVLTLMVAIVGVRAFGIGRAVFRYSERLVAHDAALRALVEVRVRLYAGLERVAPQTFWGTGDLLRRVTADVDAVGDLILRGWLPLVSGTVVLAGAVGLLALLSPAAALAVLAAALIALVVSVVAARRSVALEAAVEELQSTRTRIVTETLQAASDPEVLLDDWRDGLDRTDRHEERLAAALGRWSGAASAATVAAFGLAVTASWWLGERAGVGGEALAVVVLLPLALTDVALTLPVALTALVRGRAAAGRLLEVIGSGEVVADVPAVRPTSIDVRGLTVQWPGRDEPVVEDVDLRLRPGRRIAVVGPSGSGKSTLLAALLGFAPVTGGTIEVDGATDGHAARRTAMSLCDQQAYLFDSTIAENVRLARADATDAEVAAALHAARLGDWIAGLPAGMHTRVGHLGAMISGGQRQRVAFARALLAGRPYLLLDEPTAGLDAATGRRLIDDMLAASAEVCVVLVTHDRDLLAGFDEVLTLGGRRAPLTPAREACGPGGRGWLPAAVSR; encoded by the coding sequence GTGATCGCGGTCCTGCGGATGGTGCGGCCGGCCTGGCGGCGGCTCGGGTGGGCGTTGGTGCTGGCGGTGCTGTCCACCGCGGCCGGGGTGGCGTTGCTCGCCGTGTCGGCCTGGCTGATCACCCGGGCCGCGGGGATGCCGCCGGTGCTGACCCTGATGGTGGCCATCGTCGGGGTGCGCGCGTTCGGGATCGGCCGTGCGGTGTTCCGCTACTCCGAGCGGCTGGTGGCGCACGACGCGGCGCTGCGGGCCCTCGTCGAGGTGCGGGTCCGGCTGTACGCCGGATTGGAACGGGTGGCGCCGCAGACGTTCTGGGGGACCGGTGATCTGCTGCGGCGGGTGACCGCCGATGTCGACGCGGTCGGTGACCTGATCCTGCGCGGCTGGTTGCCGCTGGTGTCGGGGACGGTGGTGCTGGCCGGTGCGGTCGGGCTGCTCGCGCTGCTGTCGCCGGCGGCGGCCCTCGCGGTGCTCGCGGCGGCGCTGATCGCCCTGGTCGTTTCTGTGGTCGCGGCCCGCCGCAGCGTGGCGCTGGAGGCCGCGGTCGAAGAGCTGCAGTCGACGCGGACCCGGATCGTCACCGAAACCCTTCAGGCCGCGTCGGATCCCGAGGTGCTGCTCGACGACTGGCGCGACGGCCTCGACCGGACCGATCGCCACGAGGAGCGGCTGGCGGCCGCTCTCGGACGGTGGTCCGGGGCGGCGTCGGCGGCGACGGTGGCGGCGTTCGGGCTGGCGGTGACTGCGTCGTGGTGGCTGGGGGAGCGGGCCGGCGTCGGCGGTGAGGCGCTGGCCGTGGTGGTGTTGCTGCCGTTGGCCCTGACCGACGTGGCGCTGACCCTGCCGGTGGCGCTGACGGCGCTGGTCCGGGGTCGTGCGGCGGCCGGTCGGCTGCTCGAGGTGATCGGGTCCGGCGAGGTGGTCGCGGACGTGCCCGCGGTACGGCCGACGTCCATCGACGTGCGGGGACTGACCGTGCAGTGGCCCGGTCGCGACGAACCGGTGGTGGAGGACGTGGATCTCCGGCTGAGGCCCGGTCGGCGCATCGCCGTGGTGGGGCCCAGTGGCTCGGGCAAGTCGACGTTGCTGGCGGCGCTGCTCGGGTTCGCGCCGGTCACCGGCGGGACGATCGAGGTCGACGGGGCGACGGACGGACACGCGGCGCGCCGGACGGCGATGTCGCTGTGCGACCAGCAGGCGTACCTGTTCGACTCCACAATCGCCGAGAACGTCCGGCTGGCCCGCGCCGACGCCACCGACGCCGAGGTCGCCGCCGCGCTGCACGCGGCCCGGTTGGGCGACTGGATCGCGGGGCTGCCGGCCGGGATGCACACCCGCGTCGGCCATCTCGGCGCGATGATCTCCGGCGGCCAACGGCAGCGGGTGGCGTTCGCCCGGGCGCTGCTGGCCGGACGGCCCTACCTACTGCTCGACGAGCCGACCGCCGGGCTGGACGCCGCGACCGGCCGCCGGCTGATCGACGACATGCTCGCCGCATCGGCGGAGGTCTGCGTCGTGCTGGTCACCCACGACCGCGACCTGCTGGCCGGCTTCGACGAGGTGCTGACGCTCGGGGGCCGTCGGGCGCCACTGACTCCCGCCCGGGAAGCGTGCGGACCTGGTGGCCGGGGGTGGCTCCCGGCTGCGGTGTCACGCTGA
- a CDS encoding FAD/NAD(P)-binding protein: MTATLVFVGAGPRTTSLLERLAASSDELLGGRPVDIHVVDPYPPGGGRIWRRAQSPLLWMNSTAADVTMYPDASVQLAGPLVTGPSLAEWVGGPGAGILTAEGVDPSAIPRSPADFSSREVQSAYLSWVFDRAVAALPATVSVTTHRARVTAVDELSGDRQRVSLSDGLVIAADVVVQAQGYLDRTPTDEQADLQAAAASRGLRYVPPGYTADLDLDDVRPGEAVVVRGFGLAFVDLMVLLAEHRGGRFADGADGSLTYHPSGAEPVLYVGSRRGVPYHAKLGYVDLGAPPTPPRYLTPRAVEQIFAATGGLDYDRYLWPLLVRELHHAHYARLFRAHPDRVTGDWDACERLLAAADLGSAAYAAAIGALVPDPADRFDLHALDRPLAGETFDGAEALEQRLRRYIRADLDRRADPRHSADLAVFNALLSVYGVIGRAVAGGRIGAADRIRRIEGDLHGLFSFIASGPPPRRLAELLALNAAGLVRFLGPDLQVELLDDRFVAHSPAVPGVRVPARVFIEGRLPRPDVASATDPLIRSLLAAGQLAVEPVAATGAATPVAGGQLLADGLGRAKRADGTFHPRRFLLGPSVSGSLGSAGFSRPGYNSPFLRQNDAVARHLLALLRAAAGATAATPTAVAGGAPTDPPERAADIHPFRTRRPAAARPHAHDRIENRHAR, from the coding sequence GTGACCGCCACTCTCGTCTTCGTCGGGGCCGGCCCACGGACCACCTCGCTGCTGGAGCGCCTGGCGGCGAGCAGCGACGAGCTGCTCGGTGGCCGGCCGGTCGACATCCACGTCGTCGACCCGTATCCGCCCGGCGGGGGCCGGATCTGGCGGCGCGCGCAGTCGCCGCTGCTGTGGATGAACTCCACCGCGGCCGACGTGACGATGTACCCGGACGCGTCCGTGCAGCTGGCCGGCCCACTCGTCACCGGACCCAGCCTGGCCGAGTGGGTCGGCGGGCCGGGGGCGGGCATCCTCACCGCCGAGGGCGTCGACCCGTCGGCGATCCCGCGCTCGCCCGCTGACTTCTCCTCCCGCGAGGTGCAGTCGGCGTACCTGTCCTGGGTGTTCGACCGGGCCGTCGCCGCGCTGCCCGCCACCGTCTCGGTGACCACGCACCGCGCGCGGGTGACCGCGGTCGACGAGCTCTCCGGCGACCGGCAGCGGGTGAGCCTGTCCGACGGCCTGGTCATCGCCGCCGACGTCGTGGTGCAGGCCCAGGGCTACCTCGACCGGACGCCGACCGACGAACAGGCCGACCTGCAGGCCGCCGCCGCGTCACGGGGCCTGCGCTACGTCCCGCCCGGTTACACCGCCGACCTCGACCTCGACGACGTGCGACCCGGGGAGGCGGTCGTCGTCCGCGGCTTCGGGCTGGCCTTCGTCGACCTGATGGTGCTGCTGGCCGAACACCGCGGGGGTCGCTTCGCCGACGGCGCGGACGGGTCGCTCACCTACCACCCGAGCGGCGCGGAACCGGTGCTGTACGTGGGTTCCCGCCGCGGCGTTCCCTACCACGCCAAGCTCGGCTACGTGGACCTCGGGGCGCCGCCCACCCCACCGCGCTACCTCACCCCGCGGGCGGTCGAGCAGATCTTCGCCGCGACCGGCGGGCTGGATTACGACCGCTACCTGTGGCCGCTGCTGGTGCGGGAGCTGCACCACGCCCACTACGCCCGGCTGTTCCGCGCCCACCCGGACCGGGTGACCGGCGACTGGGACGCCTGCGAACGGCTCCTCGCCGCCGCCGATCTCGGGTCGGCGGCATACGCGGCGGCGATCGGCGCACTGGTTCCGGATCCGGCCGACCGCTTCGACCTCCACGCCCTGGACCGGCCCCTGGCCGGCGAGACCTTCGACGGAGCGGAGGCGCTGGAACAGCGGCTGCGCCGCTACATCCGGGCCGATCTCGACCGCCGGGCCGATCCGCGGCACTCCGCCGACCTCGCGGTGTTCAACGCCCTCCTCAGCGTCTACGGCGTCATCGGCCGCGCGGTGGCCGGCGGGAGGATCGGTGCCGCTGACCGCATCCGGCGGATCGAGGGCGACCTGCACGGCCTGTTCTCGTTCATCGCCAGCGGTCCGCCGCCCCGGCGGCTGGCCGAGCTGCTGGCCCTCAACGCCGCCGGCCTGGTGCGCTTCCTCGGACCCGATCTGCAGGTCGAGCTGCTCGACGACCGTTTCGTCGCCCACAGTCCCGCGGTGCCCGGCGTCCGGGTTCCGGCCCGGGTGTTCATCGAGGGCCGGTTGCCCCGTCCGGATGTCGCGTCCGCGACCGATCCGCTGATCCGGTCGCTGCTGGCCGCCGGCCAGCTCGCCGTCGAGCCGGTAGCCGCGACCGGGGCCGCGACCCCGGTCGCGGGTGGGCAGTTGCTCGCCGACGGTCTCGGCCGGGCGAAACGCGCCGACGGCACCTTCCATCCGCGGCGGTTCCTGCTCGGCCCATCGGTCAGCGGTTCGCTGGGCTCCGCCGGTTTCAGCCGCCCGGGGTACAACTCGCCGTTCCTGCGGCAGAACGACGCCGTCGCCCGGCACCTGCTCGCACTGCTGCGCGCGGCCGCTGGCGCCACGGCCGCCACTCCCACCGCCGTCGCTGGCGGCGCCCCGACCGACCCGCCCGAGCGGGCGGCCGACATCCACCCGTTCCGGACCCGGCGACCGGCCGCGGCTCGCCCCCACGCCCACGACAGAATCGAGAACCGCCATGCCCGTTGA
- a CDS encoding amino acid ABC transporter permease, with protein sequence MTTLSTPSGVAATPGPPSAPPRPEPRPAPRDIEIRYSTIDVDALTVARRWHPWRWIATAAVLVLGAQFVHGLATNETWDWPTFGEYIVKDSILRALGLTLELTLYAVAIGFVAGIGIAAARLSRIPLLKAVSWVFVWAFRSIPLPVQILFWFNISVLYKTLSLGIPFGPSFFDFSVRSLFSPFTAAVIALSLHQAAYAAEIIRAGIISVDPGQTEAAASLGIPRRRQFFAIVLPQAMRAIVPNATNEVIGMVKSTSLLAAVAVADLFYQVQVILGRNGRVIALLMVATVWYIAVTTVLTVAQFYVERYFARGSSRHLPPTPLQRLRTKVGHLVFLARQARPGRERDAEAAS encoded by the coding sequence ATGACGACCCTGTCGACCCCATCCGGCGTGGCCGCGACTCCCGGCCCGCCATCCGCACCGCCGCGGCCGGAACCGAGACCGGCCCCCCGTGACATCGAGATCCGTTACAGCACCATCGATGTCGACGCCCTGACGGTGGCCCGGCGGTGGCACCCATGGCGCTGGATCGCCACCGCCGCGGTGCTGGTGCTCGGCGCCCAGTTCGTGCACGGCCTGGCCACCAACGAGACCTGGGACTGGCCCACCTTCGGCGAGTACATCGTCAAGGACTCAATCCTGCGGGCGCTCGGGCTCACCCTGGAGCTGACGCTCTACGCGGTGGCCATCGGGTTCGTGGCCGGCATCGGCATCGCCGCGGCCCGGCTCTCCCGGATCCCGCTGCTGAAAGCCGTGTCCTGGGTGTTCGTCTGGGCCTTCCGCAGTATCCCGCTGCCGGTGCAGATCCTGTTCTGGTTCAACATCTCGGTGCTCTACAAGACGCTGAGTCTGGGGATCCCCTTCGGGCCGTCGTTCTTCGATTTCTCGGTGCGCAGCCTGTTCTCGCCGTTCACCGCCGCGGTCATCGCCCTTTCGCTGCACCAGGCCGCCTACGCGGCCGAGATCATCCGGGCCGGCATCATCTCCGTCGATCCCGGCCAGACCGAAGCGGCGGCGTCCCTGGGCATCCCGCGGCGCCGGCAGTTCTTCGCGATCGTCCTGCCGCAGGCGATGCGGGCGATCGTGCCCAACGCCACCAACGAGGTCATCGGGATGGTCAAGTCCACCTCGCTGCTGGCGGCCGTGGCGGTGGCCGACCTGTTCTACCAGGTGCAGGTCATCCTGGGCCGCAACGGCCGGGTCATCGCCCTGCTGATGGTGGCGACGGTCTGGTACATCGCGGTCACCACCGTGTTGACGGTCGCCCAGTTCTACGTCGAGCGGTACTTCGCCCGCGGGTCGTCGCGGCACCTGCCCCCGACGCCGCTGCAGCGACTGCGGACGAAGGTCGGCCATCTGGTGTTCCTGGCCCGGCAGGCGCGACCGGGCCGCGAACGAGACGCGGAGGCGGCGTCATGA
- a CDS encoding ABC transporter substrate-binding protein, which yields MSPRSRRPLAWISALVAVTLATSACGSSTGTAADGDAAASTVAAGAIAPAADESSVPPAGGGVSFDLSPEQAGRVTVAAVPEIAALVPAEIRDKGTLVVTGSAGTAPPLRFYATDDTTIIGSEVDIAYLLGDVLGLDVQIQAADWAQNFVRVDSGEVDAFISNVTVTEERKEKYDFATYRLDNLAFEARADSTVTITKPADVAGLSIAVGSGTNQEALLVKWNEENVAAGLEAADIQYYQNATDYYLALSSGRIDLYFGPSPTAEYHAAVTGETKVVGRFSGAGDALQGKIATLTLKGNGLAEALQAAIDHTLADGSYQRVLDRWAISSEAVPSSELNPQGLPKTTG from the coding sequence ATGTCTCCCCGCTCCCGACGACCGCTCGCGTGGATCTCGGCCCTGGTGGCCGTCACCCTGGCGACCAGCGCCTGCGGCAGCTCCACCGGGACCGCCGCCGACGGCGACGCCGCGGCCAGCACCGTCGCCGCCGGCGCCATCGCACCCGCCGCCGACGAGTCGTCCGTCCCGCCCGCCGGTGGTGGCGTCAGCTTCGACCTCAGCCCCGAACAGGCGGGCCGGGTCACCGTCGCCGCCGTTCCCGAGATCGCCGCCCTGGTCCCGGCCGAGATCCGCGACAAGGGCACCCTGGTGGTCACCGGCTCGGCCGGCACCGCCCCGCCACTGCGCTTCTACGCCACCGACGACACCACGATCATCGGTAGCGAGGTGGACATCGCGTACCTCCTCGGTGACGTCCTCGGGCTGGATGTCCAGATCCAGGCGGCCGACTGGGCACAGAACTTCGTCAGGGTCGATTCCGGCGAGGTCGACGCCTTCATCTCCAACGTCACCGTCACCGAGGAGCGCAAGGAGAAGTACGACTTCGCCACCTACCGCCTGGACAACCTCGCCTTCGAGGCCCGCGCGGACAGCACCGTCACGATCACGAAACCGGCTGATGTGGCCGGACTCTCGATCGCCGTCGGTTCGGGGACGAACCAGGAGGCGCTGTTGGTGAAGTGGAACGAGGAGAACGTCGCCGCCGGTCTGGAGGCGGCCGACATCCAGTACTACCAGAACGCCACCGACTACTACCTGGCGCTGTCGTCGGGCCGGATCGACCTGTACTTCGGTCCGAGTCCGACCGCGGAGTACCACGCCGCGGTGACCGGCGAGACGAAGGTGGTGGGCCGCTTCTCCGGGGCAGGCGATGCGCTGCAGGGCAAGATCGCCACCCTGACCCTGAAGGGCAACGGTCTGGCCGAGGCACTGCAGGCGGCCATCGACCACACTCTCGCCGACGGCAGCTACCAGCGGGTGCTCGACCGCTGGGCCATCAGCAGCGAGGCCGTCCCGTCGTCGGAGCTCAACCCGCAGGGACTGCCGAAGACGACCGGCTGA
- the ssuE gene encoding NADPH-dependent FMN reductase has protein sequence MARILSISGSPQTPSRTDGVLAYVGRRLTGRGHEVEVLSLRDLPPGPLLSADLSDPTIAAAVARVVDADAVVIGSPVYKAAYSGLLKTFLDLLPQFALSGKVLLPVVTGGSPAHVLAVDYALRPVLASMNPAHVGAGWFVAASQVRLYPDGGVLLDPLAARPLDDVVDAFTTTIELLGDAHRGATAPGRPRTGPAEIVVSDVHLTDPAAAPLLADLVVEYGTRYGRDATAEFDRFPAADFAAPDGSFVLLRRNGETVAGGAIRRYDGQTAEVKRVWTAPRFRRQGLARRVLVELERRAADLGYRRLYLTTGPRQPEAAGLYLAAGYTPLYDRTADPETVGKHPFAKALEVPAAPVVLAERAS, from the coding sequence ATGGCCCGCATACTCTCGATCTCCGGCAGCCCGCAGACCCCGTCCCGCACCGACGGTGTGCTGGCCTACGTGGGCCGCCGGTTGACCGGCCGCGGCCACGAGGTCGAGGTGCTGTCGCTGCGCGACCTGCCGCCGGGACCGTTGCTGTCGGCGGACCTGTCGGATCCGACGATCGCAGCGGCGGTGGCCCGGGTGGTCGACGCGGACGCGGTGGTCATCGGGTCGCCGGTCTACAAGGCCGCCTACTCCGGTTTGCTCAAGACGTTCCTGGATCTGCTGCCGCAGTTCGCGCTCTCGGGCAAGGTGCTGCTGCCGGTGGTCACCGGCGGCTCACCGGCCCACGTGCTCGCCGTGGACTACGCGCTGCGGCCGGTGCTGGCCAGTATGAACCCGGCGCACGTCGGGGCCGGCTGGTTCGTCGCGGCGAGCCAGGTCAGGCTCTACCCGGACGGCGGGGTGCTCCTCGACCCCCTCGCCGCCCGCCCGCTCGACGACGTGGTCGACGCCTTCACCACCACCATCGAGCTGCTCGGCGACGCGCACCGGGGCGCGACCGCCCCCGGGCGCCCGCGCACCGGCCCGGCCGAGATCGTCGTGTCCGACGTGCATCTCACCGATCCGGCGGCGGCACCCCTGCTCGCCGACCTCGTCGTCGAGTACGGCACCCGCTACGGCCGCGACGCCACCGCTGAGTTCGACCGGTTCCCGGCCGCCGACTTCGCCGCGCCGGACGGCAGCTTCGTGCTGCTGCGCCGCAACGGCGAGACCGTCGCCGGCGGGGCCATCCGCCGTTACGACGGCCAGACCGCCGAGGTCAAGCGGGTCTGGACGGCACCCAGGTTCCGCCGCCAGGGGCTGGCCCGCCGCGTCCTCGTCGAGTTGGAACGCCGCGCCGCCGATCTCGGCTACCGCCGGCTCTACCTGACCACCGGCCCCCGCCAGCCCGAGGCCGCCGGTCTGTACCTCGCCGCCGGTTACACCCCGCTCTACGACCGGACCGCCGATCCCGAGACCGTCGGCAAGCACCCGTTCGCCAAGGCCCTTGAGGTGCCCGCCGCCCCGGTGGTCCTCGCCGAGCGGGCCTCGTGA